One genomic segment of Melitaea cinxia chromosome 19, ilMelCinx1.1, whole genome shotgun sequence includes these proteins:
- the LOC123662976 gene encoding protein ALP1-like: protein MDRKRRLALLLLLRHRRNRRKITRRYWISPFISLRNRDGQFFFLEYRELLLDEKKFYNFFRMSVSSFECLLKSLEPHIRKNYTNMRNPVEPVEMLGITLRYLGSGNSITDLHFKFKRGKSTIAYIIQRVCRAIWTNLLRDNIPELTTESFQTIARGFDVKANFPQCVGAIDGKHIRVCNPANSGSLFFNYKAFFSIVLLAIVDSNYKFVFVDIGAYGKECDSTILQNSKLYELMINNNLPLPQPQPLSGSNIPTPYVFVGDEAFGLSKHIMRPYGGQNLDLQQKVFNYRLSRARRYVECAFGIMANKWRIFHRPIDVSYDFATDIIKACCVLHNFVADRDGFRQRDKFAISVDEFLPIQPVHEEQTAPNVIRQQYATYFMTRGTLPWQLNKL from the exons ATGGATCGGAAAAGACGTCTAGCATTGCTCCTATTACTACGTCACCGCCGAAATCGACGCAAGATCACAAGACGGTACTGGATCAGTCCTTTCATTTCATTAAGAAATCGTGatggacagtttttttttttagaatatcgGGAGTTGCTATTAGACGAAaagaagttttataatttttttagaatgaGTGTATCCAGCTTCGAATGTTTATTGAAGTCCTTAGAACCACACATACGAAAAAACTATACTAATATGAGGAATCCAGTGGAACCAGTAGAAATGCTGGGAATCACTTTAAg aTACCTAGGAAGTGGAAATTCAATAACTGATTTACATTTCAAATTCAAACGGGGAAAATCTACTATTGCATATATAATACAAAGAGTTTGTCGTGCTATATGGACCAATCTTCTTCGAGACAACATCCCTGAACTGACAACTGAAAGTTTCCAAACAATAGCGAGGGGTTTTGATGTAAAGGCAAATTTTCCTCAATGTGTTGGTGCCATCGACGGCAAACATATCCGCGTGTGTAATCCTGCAAATAGTGgctcacttttttttaattataaagccTTTTTTTCGATTGTGTTGCTAGCTATTGTGGATTCAAATTACAAATTCGTATTTGTCGACATCGGTGCATACGGAAAAGAATGCGATTCAACCATATTACAAAATTCTAAACTGTACGAGCTAATGATTAACAACAACTTACCACTACCTCAACCCCAGCCACTCTCTGGTAGCAATATACCAACCCCGTATGTATTTGTGGGTGACGAAGCTTTTGGACTGAGCAAACATATTATGCGTCCATATGGCGGTCAAAATCTCGACTTACAACAAAAGGTTTTCAATTACCGTCTAAGCAGAGCCAGAAGATATGTCGAATGCGCTTTTGGGATTATGGCTAACAAATGGCGCATTTTTCACAGACCGATAGACGTGTCCTATGACTTCGCTACTGACATTATAAAAGCATGTTGTGTATTACACAATTTTGTCGCTGATCGAGATGGTTTTAGACAAAGAGATAAATTTGCTATAAGTGTTGATGAATTTCTCCCAATACAACCCGTACATGAAGAACAGACAGCACCGAATGTCATAAGACAGCAATATGCGACCTATTTTATGACTAGAGGAACTCTGCCTTGGCAGCTAAATAAG cTGTGA
- the LOC123662993 gene encoding uncharacterized protein LOC123662993 codes for MPEPSEDIWKKIAKDFEKYANFPNCIGAIDGKHIRITKPKDSGSLYYNYKTFFSIVLLALCDSNYCFTFIDIGSYGKSSDSAIFKNSAFYKRLSRARRFIECTFGILANKWRIFHRPINVNIDFAEDIIKACCVLHNFVRTRDGIQYEDTLHTAPMSNLITLHAGRGTPSSLNIRDKYANYFVNEGRVEWQDTKI; via the exons ATGCCTGAACCCAGCGAAGATATATGGAAGAAAATAGctaaagattttgaaaaatatgcAAATTTTCCCAATTGCATAGGCGCCATAGATGGCAAGCATATAAGGATTACAAAACCCAAAGATTCGGGttctttgtattataattacaaaacttttttttccatAGTACTGTTGGCACTTTGTGATAGTAACTATTGTTTTACTTTCATAGATATCGGATCTTACGGAAAAAGTAGTGATTctgcaatttttaaaaattcagcaTTTTATAAAAG gtTATCAAGAGCTCGACGTTTTATTGAATGCACTTTCGGAATTCTGGCAAACAAGTGGCGCATTTTTCATAGGCCTATAAACGTGAATATAGACTTTGCCGAAGACATAATAAAGGCCTGTTGCGTGCTACACAATTTTGTTAGAACTAGAGATGGTATACAGTATGAAGATACTTTACATACTGCGCCAATGAGTAATCTTATTACATTACATGCAGGAAGGGGTACACCATCATCATTAAACATTAGAGACAAATATGCTAATTACTTTGTGAATGAGGGTCGTGTAGAATGGCAAGacacgaaaatatga
- the LOC123662987 gene encoding uncharacterized protein LOC123662987 yields the protein MGFTTVRNIVHETCKAIFTVLRSTALPKPTSQQWQSIATDFDKFWNFPNCIGAIDDVGAYGRNSDGGILQSSKFGSKLRNGFLCIPPEKALPHSTQKLPHVFVADEAFPLTENIMRPYPSHLLNDEKKRIFNYRLSRARRIVENAFGMLQERFELFQKGIKVQPKYINNIILASTCLHNFIIDGHSMEALSSNTNNAIDRTNDTVFNNLEGMVVRDCFTEYFSNVGNVYWQNKIVNRC from the exons ATGGGATTCACTACCGTGCGTAATATAGTCCACGAAACCTGTAAAGCAATATTTACTGTATTAAGGTCGACTGCATTGCCGAAACCCACGAGCCAACAATGGCAGTCAATTGCAACCGACTTTGATAAATTTTGGAATTTTCCTAACTGCATTGGGGCAATAGATG ATGTCGGAGCATATGGTCGAAATAGCGATGGCGGTATACTCCAAAGCTCTAAATTTGGTTCGAAACTACGTAATGGGTTTTTATGCATACCACCGGAAAAGGCTTTACCACATTCAACTCAAAAATTACCCCACGTATTTGTCGCCGATGAAGCCTTTCCACTAACAGAAAATATTATGAGACCATACCCCTCACATCTtttaaatgatgaaaaaaaaaggatattCAATTATCGCTTAAGTAGAGCACGGCGTATTGTAGAAAATGCTTTTGGGATGTTACAAGAAAGAtttgaattatttcaaaaagGTATAAAAGTTCAACCAAAGTACATTAACAACATCATACTAGCAAGCACGTGTTTGCATAACTTTATCATTGATGGTCATTCTATGGAGGCGCTTAGCTCTAATACTAATAATGCAATCGATAGAACCAATGATACAGTGTTCAACAATCTCGAAGGGATGGTTGTAAGAGATTGTTTCacggaatatttttctaatgttGGTAACGTGTACTggcaaaataaaattgttaatagaTGTTAG
- the LOC123662984 gene encoding protein ALP1-like codes for MGKSTLSVIIREVCSLIWSELYPKYMKMPCINDWLEIANKFEVSANFPHCVGAVDGKHIRVIKPNKSGSMFLNYKHYFSILLMAVADSDYNFIYISVGAYGKDCDSGVFKDTAFWHNMINNTLNLPGPTSLPNTNIALPYVFVGDEAFALHQNLLRPYNSQMLDAEKSVFNYRLTRARRYVECTFGILANKWRIFHRPLNVSLDLAVDVVKACCLLQNFIHKEEGVKGVQESLSGCELEEFLPFDSTEMVPTTANEIRDKYKEYFNSEYGSVPWQNNYC; via the coding sequence ATGGGAAAATCAACTTTAAGCGTAATCATACGAGAAGTGTGTTCTCTAATATGGTCTGAACTTTAcccaaaatatatgaaaatgccATGTATAAACGATTGGCTAGAAATagcaaataaatttgaagtgtCTGCTAATTTCCCTCATTGTGTCGGTGCTGTAGATGGAAAGCACATCAGAGtaataaaaccaaataaaagTGGATCGATGTTTTTGAACTACAAACATTACTTCTCGATTCTATTAATGGCAGTCGCCGATAGTGActacaactttatttatatcagtGTCGGTGCTTATGGAAAGGATTGTGATTCAGGTGTTTTTAAAGACACAGCTTTCTGGCACAACATGATTAACAATACTTTGAACTTGCCAGGACCTACTTCCTTACCTAATACCAACATTGCCTTGCCATATGTATTCGTAGGTGATGAAGCATTTGCATTACATCAGAATTTACTGCGCCCATATAATAGTCAAATGCTTGATGCAGAAAAATCCGTTTTTAATTATCGGTTAACAAGAGCGAGACGATATGTAGAATGCACCTTTGGGATACTGGCCAATAAGTGGCGAATTTTTCATCGACCTTTAAATGTGTCATTGGATTTGGCTGTTGATGTTGTGAAAGCTTGTTGTTTACTGcaaaattttatacacaaaGAGGAGGGCGTAAAAGGGGTCCAAGAATCTCTAAGCGGGTGTGAATTAGAGGAGTTTTTGCCATTTGATTCAACAGAAATGGTTCCTACAACAGCTAATGAAATACGTGACAAATATAAGGAGTATTTTAATTCTGAATATGGCAGTGTACCAtggcaaaataattattgttaa